The nucleotide sequence CGAACGGCTTGATGCTGTTGAACTCCGCCGGCAGGGCGTCGTCGAGGTCGAAGATGCGCTGCACGGTGCCTTTGCCATAGGTGCTGGCAGCACCCATCACCACACCACGCTTGTAGTCCTGGATGGCGGCAGCCAGAATCTCGGAGGCCGAGGCGCTGTACTTGTTCACGAGTACCACCAGCGGGCCGCTGTACTGCACGCGGGGGTCACGGTCGTTGAGGACGCTGGCGGCACCCTGGCTGCCCTTCACCTGCACTACTGGGCCGCTGTCGATGAACAGGCCGGCCATTTCCACGGCGTCCTGCAGAGAGCCACCGCCGTTGAAGCGCAGGTCAAGCACCATCCCTTCCACTTTCTCCTGCTTGAGCTTTTCCAGCTCCTTCTTCACGTCTTCGGCCGAGCTACGGCCGCCGTTGTCGTTGAAGTCAGCGTAGAAAGTCGGCAGCTTGATGTAGCCAATCTTCTTACCGCCCTCGTTGATGGTGGCCGACTGGGCGTAAGTTTCCTTGATCACCACCACGTCGCGGATGATGGAGATGATGCGGGTGTTGTTGTCGGGCTTGCGCACCGTCAGGCGCACTTCGCTGCCTTTTTTGCCTTTGATGAGCGACACGGCCTTATCGAGGCGCATGCCTTCCACCGATACCGGCTCCTCGGCACCCTGTGCCACGCGCAAAATGATGTCGCCGGCCTTCAGGTCGCCCTGGCGGTAGGAAGCGCTGCCGGGGATGATGTCCGTGATTTTGATCTGGCCATCTTTTTCCTGCAGCGAGGCACCGATGCCCTCAAAGCGGCCGGTCATGGCCACATCGAAGCTCTCCTTGTCACGCGGCGCGAAATACTCGGTGTGCGGGTCGTAGGTGTTGGCAATGGTGTTGGCGTACATGGCCAGCCGGTCGTTGGCATCGTTCTGCAACAGATCCTTGAACTGGTCTTCGAAGTACTTCAGCACCCGCTTGCGGGCTTCCACTTCCATTTCGGCGGGCGTGCGGGTCGGCTCGGTGGTGGTGGCCGCCGAAGGCGTAGCAGAGGTAGAAGCCAGCGGCTTGTCCTTCTTTTTGGCCTGCGTGTCCATCATTTCCGAAATGCGCACCAACGTCTGATACTTCAGAAACTTGCGCCACTCCTCACGCTGGGCCGCTTTGTCGGCGGCGTACGTCATCTTGTCGGGCTCGGTCTCGAAGGCCTCGTCGGTGGTGAAGTCGAACGGCTTGGACAGAATGTCACGGTACAACACCTGCACATCCTTCACCCGCTGATCGAGCACAAGGTTGGTCTGGTCCATGAACTCGTGGGTGCCACGCTTCACTTCGTCGTCAACGGTGTTCTGGTATTTGCGCAGCTGGGCCACATCGGAGGCCAGCAGGAATTTCTTGTTGGAGTCGACGCGCTTCAGATACAGGTCGAATACCCGCTTGGAAAAGGCATCGTCGAGTTTCTCGGGCTGGTAGTGCTGGTAGGTAAGTCCCTGCAGCATAGCCTGCACCAATATGGCGTCTTTCTGAGGCGTACGCGCATCACCGCGGTTGTACAGCTTGTAGGAGGCCAGCACGAATACTGCCAGCACCACCGCGGCGTACAAGCCTATCTTGATTCGGGGAGAAGACATGAAGAATCGGGTGAAATGGAGGAAAATCAAATGTACACAAAAGCCGTCCTGAGAGGTACGGCGCAGCCAAGGTGCCGGTTCTAAAAGAAAAACCCAACTAGTGCCGGTTAAGTGCCCGTTGGCACCGTGGCCTGCAACTGTAGAGGCACCAAACTGACAAAAGAGGTTGCACTCTGCAGCCAGATATAGCTACTTAAAAATCGGGCCACATTGCCAGATGCTCCTGTGAAAAGCCGTTGGTCTGTTACAAACAAAAAAAGGACTCTTCCCGGGTGGGAAGAGTCCTTTTTCGCAAAGCTGCCGGTACTTAGTAGCGGCGTACTTTGTCGCCGTTGTTGCGGCGGAATTCTTCTTCGAAATACTGGGCATCTTCTGCGTTACGGGGTTTCACGCCCATTACGATACCACCGTTTTTCACGTCGTTTTCGTACTCTACAGCATGCTCCTCGGGAATGCCCGAGCCCACCAGGGCGCCTACCAGGCCACCCGTAAGGCCACCGGCACCGGCACCAGCCAGAGCAGCGGCAATCGGGCCGGCAATGATGAGGCCCAAGCCGGGCAGGGCTACCGAAGTACCAATGGCCGCAATAGCGCCAATTACGGCCCCCGCCGTGCCACCGATGGCCGAACCAACGCCGGCACCTTCCATGGCCTTATCACCAAGCTCAGTTTCTACGGTGTTGTCGCCGAAGTGCGTTTTGCGCGTTTCGTCCGACATCAGCAGATTCACGTCGTCCTTGGTGTAGCCACGCGACGAGAGAGAAGAGTACGCACGCTCAGCGCTGTCACGGTCACGGAACATGCCCGTGGTGTAGCTGTTGCCGGAGCCGTAGGTGGTGTCGTTGCCGGTTACGGCGCGGGCAGCATCACCGGCGGCGTTCTGTACGGCATCAATGCCCGAACCTACTACTGCACCAGCAGTACCGGCTACAGCTGCACCTTTCTGGGTGGCGCTGTGGTCATGATGCGGGTTGTTGTCGTTGCTGTCGAGGCTAGGATTGCCGGTGGAGGCGTTGCCCATGTTGCCGCTCGAGGTCGTATTAGCGCCAGTGCCGTAGCCAGTGCCAGCGTTGCCAGTACCGTAGTTTGCGCCTGAACCAGTTCCTGAATTAGTCGGGTTATTCGAAGCAGTGCTCATGAGGTGGGAGAGTTAAATGGAAAAGAATAGAGAAAATATTCGCTGCCGGGTGGATGGTAATGAGCAGCGAATCTGTGGTACTAAACGCGGCCTATTCTGTGAGGGTTGTGCACAAAATTCGGGCTTTTGAGTATCTTATTTTCTCTATTCTATTGTCATTCAACGCTATCCGTATTTCTCGAAGTTCTGCTGGTCTTGCCAGAACGCCCGGCATTCATGGCGCAGATTTTTCAGAAAGTCCTCCTGCTGCTTGAGGGTGCGCCATTCGCCCATGCCCAGCCGCTCGCAGAGCTTGTAAAAATTGTCGCCTTGACCTTTAGAGCCCTGTACTTTCACCAGGCAGCTCAGGATTGGCCGCCCGGCGGCGTGTTCCTGTTCAGAGATTTCCGCCAGCAGTTCATTAAGGCGGCTTTTTTCGTGAGAGATATCCAGATTAAGTCCCAGCTCGGCTTCCTGAACCAGATTCAGGTAGCTGATGGTGCCCACCTGGTGGCGGGCAAAGCGTATTAAGTGGTTTCGAATTCGGCCGAACATGGCGTAGGGAGGAGAGTGATGGGAAGCGGAAAATAGGGAAAAAAAACGCGGCTTCACAATATGCGAAGCCGCGAATATAATAGGCTGTTATTCCGAAAACCTTGCCGGACAGGCAAAGAGCAATCTAGCGGCCCTGGCGGCGGCGCAGCTCTTTCTGGATTAGCAGAAATTCGCGGCTGCTCTGGCCCGCAATGGCGGTGTTTTCGTCGGCGCGGCGCAGCAGGTAGGGCATTACGGCATCCACGGGGCCGTAGGGTACATATTTGGCCGTGTTGTAGCCGGCGTGCGCCAAGTTATAGCTCAGGTTGTCGCTCATGCCGTAGAGTTGCGCGAACCAGATCCGGGGGTCTTGGGGCGCGAGGTCGTGCTGCTGCATGAGTTCCGTGAGCAGGCGCGAGCTGGCTTCGTTGTGGGTGCCGGCGCAGATGCTGATGCGCTCCACGTGCTCCACGCAGTAGCGCAGGGCGTCGTCGTAGAGCTGGTCGGTGGCGGCTTTGGTGGGGTTGATGGGATTGGCGTAGCCGCGCTGCGAGGCCACGCGGGCTTCCTTTTCCATGTAGGCGCCGCGCACCAGCTTGCCACCCAGATAGTAGCCTTCCTGCCGGGCCTCGTCGTGGGCCTGCTTGATTGCCTCCAGGCGGTCCTGGCGGTAGAGCTGGTAGGTGTTCCAGACGATGGCCGACTCGCGGTTGTACTTGCGCATCATTTCGTACGCCAGCTTGTCGATGGTGGCCTGAAACCAGCTTTCCTCGGCATCCACGAACACGCGCACGCCATACTGGTGGGCCCGGTGGCAGATGGCATCTACGCGGGCGTGGGCCCGGTCGTAGCTGGCCTGCTCGGCGGCCGTGAGGGCCGTGCCAGCCTGTACTTTCTCCAGCAAAGCGCTGTCGGCCAGGCCCGTGACCTTGAACACCGAAAACGGAATGTGCGTGGACCGGTGCGCCATGTCCAGCGTGGCCAGAATCTCGTCGCGGGTGTGGTCGAAGCTCTTGTCGCTGCCTTCGCCTTCCACCGAGTAGTCGAGGATGGTGCCGATATGGTAGCGGCCCAGTTCGGCAATCACCGGCACGCACTCCTGGATGGTTTCGCCGCCGCAGAACTGGCTGAAGATGGAGTTCTTGATCAGGAACTTGGTGCCGGGCAAACTCCATTTCAGCGCGGCCTTCATCAGGCCGCCGCCGGTTTTCACCAGCGTGTTGTTGTTCATGGCCGCAAACAGCGCATACATCTTGCGCAGCTCGACATCGGACTTGGAGGCGAAGGCTACGGCCGTATCGTCGAAGGAGATGGGCGGAGCTTGGGTTGTGGGCATCGGGTGGTAGCTTTGGGCAGGTGGATGGGTGACGCAAATATAGCCGTTAAACCCAGGCTAAGCCGGTTGGGTTATGCCAGCAACAGATGCCTGACCAACAGCAGTTGGCGGGCTTTCATTCCGGGCATCTCCCTGCCTGCTTTTATATAGCTGCTTTTTATGAACACACTTCCCGCTGCTACCTTTTTTTCGCGCCTTCTCACCACCAAAGGGCAGCCCCTGCTGATTGCCGGGCCCTGCTCCGCCGAAACCGAGGAGCAGGTGCTGACCACCGCCCGTGGCCTGCAGGCGCTGGGCAACATCGACCTGTTTCGGGCGGGCATCTGGAAGCCCCGCACCCGGCCGGGCTCCTTCGAGGGCATGGGCCGCGAGGCGCTGCCGTGGCTGCAGCGCGTGAAAGCCGAAACCGGCCTGCCCACCGCCATTGAGGTAGCCACGCCGCGCCACGTGGAAGAAGCCCTGGCCCACGGCATCGACGTGCTCTGGATCGGGGCCCGTACTACCGTCAACCCATTTGCGGTGCAGGAGCTGGCCGATGCCCTGGCCGGTACCGGCGTGCCGGTGATGGTGAAAAACCCGGTGAACCCTGACGTGGCACTGTGGGCCGGGGCGCTGGAGCGCATGGAGCGGGCCGGCATTACCGATTTGGCCGCCATCCATCGTGGCTTCAGCACGTTTGCGCCTTCGCGCTACCGTAATGCGCCCACCTGGATGCTGCCCATCGAGCTGAAAACCCGCTTTCCGCACATTCCGCTCATCTGCGACCCCAGCCACATCGGCGGCCGCCGCGACCTGCTGCTGCCCATCGCCCAGAAGGCCCTCGACCTCGACTACGACGGCCTGATGATTGAAACCCACCCCGACCCCGACCACGCCCTCTCGGACGCCGAGCAGCAGGTGACGCCGCAGCGCCTGGGCGAGATTCTGGCCGAGCTGAAGTACCGCTACCGCTCGTCGGACAATGCCGACTACCTCAACAAAGCCGAGGAGCTGCGCCAGAAAATGGACGTGGCCGACCGGGAAATTGTGGAGGCCCTGGCCCGGCGCATGGCGCTGGTAGGCGAGCTGGCCGAGTACAAAAAGGAAAACAACGTAAAGATTCTGCAGCTCGACCGGTGGCAGGAAATCTTCAGCTCGCGGCCGGAATGGGCGAAAAAAGCCGGAGTGAACGAGAAATTCGTGGCCGAGCTCTACAAGCTCATTCACATAGAAAGCATCCGGCGCCAGACCGAGATTCTGCAGCGCCCGGAGTAGCTGTAAACGCCCCACGAAAACAGCCCGCCCTTTCCCTGCAACGGGAAAAGGCGGGCTGTTTTCGTAGGGCAATATTACCCGGTAGGCGCTTATTCGGCTTTCCAGAGGTAGGTTTCGGTGTAGCCGCCATCCACGCAGGCATCTTCGCCAGAGAGCATGAGGTGGGTGCCAGTGGCGTCGGTGCTGAGGCTGTAGGCTTTGCGGTCGTTGTTGGCCAGCTCGGCCTTGAAGGTTACCAGCGGCACGGGTTGCTGGGGAGCACCGCAACGCGGCAGCGTACCCGTGGAAACCTGATAGGGCACTTCCGAAAACGGCTGGCTGTTGTGGCGGATGCTCAGCTGCCCGTTGGTGCCAAATACCAGCTGGCGCGTGTAGCCCACCGTGGCCGGCGACACTAACGGGCCTTCCGTGGCGCTGCTTTGCCATTCCCAATAGCCCTGCTGCTGGGCCAGCGTGTCGAAATTGGCAGGTGGCAGGTCGGTTTCTTCGCGGCAGCAAAGGGCGGCCATATTGGTGGTGCACACCACCAGGGCAAGCGTGAGCAGTGACAACGGGCGTTTGTACATGAGGCGGGGCCGCTATGTGTTAGAGGTTGGCAGAGGCGTACGTTTCGCTGCAGCCGTCGTAGGCATCGTCGGCCAGGCTTAGCGTGCGGGTCTGGAGGTTTAGCTCCACCATGTACTCCCGTTGCTGCGCCGTGAAGGTGATGAAGTCGGCTTCCTGGTTTTTGAGCCGCGAAGTATGGCGGCTGAGCACATAGGGCGTCGTGTAGCGCAGCACGCCGTTTTCCAATATTTTCGCTTGGCCGTCGGCCCCGATAAGTAGCTGCCGGCTGGTGCCGGTGGTGGCCGGAGAGCTGGCGCCGCCCCAGCCGCAGAAGCTGCTTTGCCACTGCCAGGAGCCCACCACGGAAGCCTGTTCCGGGGCAACGTCCTGCTTGGCACAGGCGGAGAAGAGGGTAGCGGCCAGCACCAAGCTGGCGTAGGATAGCGCTTTCATCGGATAAGGGAAATAGTGGAACGATACTGCTAAGTAGTGCGACTTAAGCGCTGCGTATTCAGACAACCGTTAAAAGCATATCAGTGATATGCTTGAACAGAATCTGCCTACTGCTTACATACATCGGCCTACTTGAACGGAAGAGCCAGCTACGCCCCCGAACGGTTGCAACCTCTCCCGAAAAATACCTGACCGTACCCCTACAGAGCCGAGGAGCTGGCCGTGGCCGTAGAGTGAACGGCTGGCAGCCGCACGTAGCTGTGGCGGGTGGTCTGGCCTTTCATTTCCTGCAGATACAGCACATTGCCCGATACCGTGTAGTACTGGCTGCCGGCATAGCCGCGGTACTGAATAATGTGCCGGCCGGGCCGCTGCTGCCGCACCGAAAACGCCGCCGCACTCTGCAGTGCCCCGTCCTGATAAAACATGGCGCGGCCCCGGCGGTCGAATTCCACCACTACTTCGTGGCCGGTGGTGGCCGGAGTGAGCACGTCGGCCGAACCGGTAGAGGATTGCTGCCACTCCCAGCGGCCTACCAACTGCTGCTCCATAGGAGGCATTGAGTCGCGGCTGCAGGCGGCAGATAACAGGCTAACAGCCAATAGCGGGGCCAGGTACTGGGGCCGGGTAAAGAAATACATACCTGAATAGTTAGTAAGTTTCGAGTATATGATCAGAATAAGGTTGAGAACGTTGCACTATGCTAATCATTTTCTGCATTTTATGCAACGAATCTGACTGTTAAGTTTTCTTAAAGCCAGTTTAAATTGAACGAAATCCTGCAAATCGGAGCAAATGCCCTGCCAGAATTGGCCTCTTTTCTGCTTCGGCCGGCAATAAGCCAGGTATTTGTGCTCACCGACGCCAACACCCACCGCCTGTGCTACCCACTGCTGGCGCCCTATCTGCCTGAGCAGCATACAGTACTGGAGCTGCCGGCTGGCGAGGAAGCCAAAACGCTGGCCTCCTGCGAAACCGTGTGGAGCGCGCTGACCGAGCACCGTGCCGACCGGTTTGCGGTGCTAGTGAACCTGGGCGGCGGCGTCATTACGGATCTGGGCGGCTTCTGCGCGGCGCTCTACAAGCGCGGAATCCGGTTTGTGCAGGTGCCCACCACGCTACTGGCGCAGGTAGATGCCAGCGTGGGCGGCAAAACCGGCGTCGACTTTCTGGGCTTCAAAAACCAGCTGGGCGTGTTTCAGGAGCCGGCCGGCGTGTTCATCGAGCCCCGCTTCCTGCAAACCCTCGACCCGCGGCAGCTGAAATCGGGCTACGCTGAAATCGTGAAGCACAGCCTGATTGCCGATGCCGCCGCCTTCGAGGAGCAGCGCCGCACCGGCATGTTCGTCGACGACTGGACAGCTACCATCGAGGCGTCGGTGGCGCTGAAGCAGGGCATTGTGGCCCAGGACCCGCTGGAGGCTGGCCCGCGCAAGCTGCTCAACTTCGGGCATACCGTGGGGCACGCCCTGGAAAGCTACCTGCTCACGCAGCCCGGCCGCGAAATCCTGCACGGCGAGGCTGTGGCGGCCGGCATTATTTGCGAAGCCTGGCTGAGCGTCCAGCGCGGCCTGCTGAGCGCCGCCGAGCTGGACCAGGTGGAAACCTTCCTGTTTTCGGTGTTTGAGAAGGTGCATTTCGTGAGCCTCGAAACCGACGCCATTGCCGAATACGCGCTGCAGGACAAGAAAAACTCGGGCGCTACCATCAACTGCACGTTGCTGGAAGGCATTGGCCGGGGCGTGTACGACCAGCCGGTTACGCTGCACGACGTGGCCGAGTCGTTGCGCTACTACCACCGGCTGTAGGTGGCCCGGTGGCGTCGGCCTGGCCCATAGTTCAGGGTTGAGGGCTATTTTTGCCGCGGGCCGGCCGCTGCGTGGCCCCCGGCGGCGGCGGCCGCTGTTTTTTCTATCACGCCCCGGGCGCCTGCCTGGCGGCTTAGCTCTCTTTGCCATCAACTCTTCCCTCACGCTCACCTGGCCGGCGCAGCCGTTGCGGGGCACGGCCCAGCTGCCGGCTTCCAAAAGTGAAAGCAACCGGGCCCTGATACTGCAGGCCCTGGCCGGCGGCGGCCAGCTCGACAACCTATCCGACGCCAACGACACCCAACTCATGCAGCGCCTGCTGCTGAACCCGGACGCGCCCCGCTTCGATGCCGAAGATGCCGGCACCGTGATGCGCTTTTTGACCGGCTACTTAGCCGCCACGGGCCGCCATACGCACCTCACCGGCACGGCCCGCATGCTGGAGCGCCCCATTGCGGTGCTTGTGGACGCCCTGCGCCAGCTCGGCGCGTCCATCAGCTACGAAGGCCAGGAAGGCTACCCGCCGCTGCAGCTCAACGGCTGGAACCCCACCGCTGCCGCCACCGAGGCCGGCGAGCTGACGGAGCTGCCGGTGCGCGGCGACATCAGCAGCCAGTACATTTCGGCGCTGCTGATGGTGGGGCCCACGCTGCCGCACGGCCTGCGCCTGCGCCTCACTGGCAAGGTGGGCTCGCGCCCTTACATCCGCATGACGCTGGCGTTGATGCAGCACTTCGGGGCCGACTGCCGCGACCTGGGCACGGTGGTGGAGGCTCGTCCCGGCCGCTACCAGCCCACCGACTACACCATCGAGTCGGACTGGTCGGCGGCGAGCTACTGGTACGCCATGGTGGCGCTGGCCCCGGCCGGCTCCTGGCTGACGCTGCCCGGCCTGCGCCGATACTCCTGGCAGGGCGACCAAGCCATTGTGGCCATCATGGCCCAACTGGGCGTGGCCACCGAGTACGTGCAGGACGGCGTACGCCTCACCCAGACCGGCACCCGCACGCCCTTCACCCAGGATTTCACCGACTGCCCCGACCTGGCCCAAACCGTGGCGGTGGTGGCAGCAGCCCTGGGCGTGCCCGTGCTGATGAGCGGCCTCGAAAGCCTGCGCATCAAGGAAACCGACCGGATTTTTGCGCTCCAGACCGAACTGGCCAATTTCGGGGCCTACCTCACTGAGGAAACCGAAGGCCACTTCCGCGTCAGCACCGACGGGTTCCGGGTGAGCGACCAGACCGTGGCCACCTATCACGACCACCGCATGGCCATGGCGTTTGCGCCGCTGGCCCTGCTCGGGCCACTCACCATCGAGGCTCCGCAAGTAGTGCGCAAATCGTATCCGCAGTTCTGGAGCGAGCTGGAAAAGGCCGGTTTTGCAGTAACTGGCTGATTTTTAGTTTTAGCAGTCAGTAGCTGTCATTGCGAGGAGGTACGACGAAGCAATCCTTCCTCTCATTTGATGCAAACTTTCCTCACAGATAAGCCCTCAGGCAGTAGAGAATTCCTCTAAGGTCGAAGGGCTTGTCTGTTATGGCTGCTTAGCGCACAGAAAGGAAGGATTGCTTCGGCACTGGCTTGATGCGCCACCTGCTCGCAATGACAACTGCCTTCGGCAAAAACTACTGCTCCTGCAGGCTCCGCAGATAAGCCGCCGATTCCAGCAACCGGCTGCCGTACCAACTGAACAGCTCCCCATCCACGACGCGGATGGCGGCCTGCGGGCAGAGTGTCTGAAACTCGGCCAGATGCTTTTCCTGGAAAGGGTAGGGCTCCGAGGATAGCAAAATCTGCTGGGGAGCGGCCGCCTGTAGCTGCTCGGGTGTGATTTCGGGGTAGCGGGCCAGGTGGCCGAACACGTTGCGGAAGCCGGCCCGTGCCAGCAAGTCGTCGATGAAGGTGCCCGTAGCGGCCACCATGTAGGGCTTGCGCCAGATGAAATAAGCGGCCGGCACCAGCTCCGCCGGCAGAGGGAGCTGCTGAAACGACACGGCAATCTGCGCGGTCATCTGTTCGGCGGCTTCCTTGCGGCCCCCGATGAACCCAACGCGCCGGATCATGTCCAACGCTTCATCGAGGTGGCTGATGTCGCTTAGCCAGACCGGAAATTGCGCGGCCAGCTGCTCGATACCCTCTTGGTAGTTTTCTTCTTTGTTGCCGATTATCAGATCGGGCCGGAGTTCGGCAATCTTTTCAAAGTCGAAATTCTTGGTGCCTCCGATAACCGTGGCCGTTTGCCGGGCCTCGGGCGGGTGAATGCAGAACTTTGTGACGCCCACCACCCGCTCGCCGAGGCCCAGT is from Hymenobacter yonginensis and encodes:
- a CDS encoding carboxy terminal-processing peptidase is translated as MSSPRIKIGLYAAVVLAVFVLASYKLYNRGDARTPQKDAILVQAMLQGLTYQHYQPEKLDDAFSKRVFDLYLKRVDSNKKFLLASDVAQLRKYQNTVDDEVKRGTHEFMDQTNLVLDQRVKDVQVLYRDILSKPFDFTTDEAFETEPDKMTYAADKAAQREEWRKFLKYQTLVRISEMMDTQAKKKDKPLASTSATPSAATTTEPTRTPAEMEVEARKRVLKYFEDQFKDLLQNDANDRLAMYANTIANTYDPHTEYFAPRDKESFDVAMTGRFEGIGASLQEKDGQIKITDIIPGSASYRQGDLKAGDIILRVAQGAEEPVSVEGMRLDKAVSLIKGKKGSEVRLTVRKPDNNTRIISIIRDVVVIKETYAQSATINEGGKKIGYIKLPTFYADFNDNGGRSSAEDVKKELEKLKQEKVEGMVLDLRFNGGGSLQDAVEMAGLFIDSGPVVQVKGSQGAASVLNDRDPRVQYSGPLVVLVNKYSASASEILAAAIQDYKRGVVMGAASTYGKGTVQRIFDLDDALPAEFNSIKPFGSLKLTTQKFYRINGGSTQFKGVVPDIILPDAYSYLDQGEKEQEYALKWDEISPARYRSWPQAPAFDKLRTASQARVAASPSFRLVNELSQRMRKRKDETKVSLKLTAYRAEQEQNKAESDKYEAVQKSAQPLAIAPLSIDLKALGTDTVEVNRASRFTKTLNKDITLREAVSVVKDQM
- a CDS encoding ABC transporter substrate-binding protein, with amino-acid sequence MQLPPLFPPLTVTDQMGRRVAVPFPPHRIVSLVPSQTELLFALGLGERVVGVTKFCIHPPEARQTATVIGGTKNFDFEKIAELRPDLIIGNKEENYQEGIEQLAAQFPVWLSDISHLDEALDMIRRVGFIGGRKEAAEQMTAQIAVSFQQLPLPAELVPAAYFIWRKPYMVAATGTFIDDLLARAGFRNVFGHLARYPEITPEQLQAAAPQQILLSSEPYPFQEKHLAEFQTLCPQAAIRVVDGELFSWYGSRLLESAAYLRSLQEQ
- the aroB gene encoding 3-dehydroquinate synthase — translated: MNEILQIGANALPELASFLLRPAISQVFVLTDANTHRLCYPLLAPYLPEQHTVLELPAGEEAKTLASCETVWSALTEHRADRFAVLVNLGGGVITDLGGFCAALYKRGIRFVQVPTTLLAQVDASVGGKTGVDFLGFKNQLGVFQEPAGVFIEPRFLQTLDPRQLKSGYAEIVKHSLIADAAAFEEQRRTGMFVDDWTATIEASVALKQGIVAQDPLEAGPRKLLNFGHTVGHALESYLLTQPGREILHGEAVAAGIICEAWLSVQRGLLSAAELDQVETFLFSVFEKVHFVSLETDAIAEYALQDKKNSGATINCTLLEGIGRGVYDQPVTLHDVAESLRYYHRL
- a CDS encoding chorismate mutase, yielding MNTLPAATFFSRLLTTKGQPLLIAGPCSAETEEQVLTTARGLQALGNIDLFRAGIWKPRTRPGSFEGMGREALPWLQRVKAETGLPTAIEVATPRHVEEALAHGIDVLWIGARTTVNPFAVQELADALAGTGVPVMVKNPVNPDVALWAGALERMERAGITDLAAIHRGFSTFAPSRYRNAPTWMLPIELKTRFPHIPLICDPSHIGGRRDLLLPIAQKALDLDYDGLMIETHPDPDHALSDAEQQVTPQRLGEILAELKYRYRSSDNADYLNKAEELRQKMDVADREIVEALARRMALVGELAEYKKENNVKILQLDRWQEIFSSRPEWAKKAGVNEKFVAELYKLIHIESIRRQTEILQRPE
- a CDS encoding proline dehydrogenase family protein, which translates into the protein MPTTQAPPISFDDTAVAFASKSDVELRKMYALFAAMNNNTLVKTGGGLMKAALKWSLPGTKFLIKNSIFSQFCGGETIQECVPVIAELGRYHIGTILDYSVEGEGSDKSFDHTRDEILATLDMAHRSTHIPFSVFKVTGLADSALLEKVQAGTALTAAEQASYDRAHARVDAICHRAHQYGVRVFVDAEESWFQATIDKLAYEMMRKYNRESAIVWNTYQLYRQDRLEAIKQAHDEARQEGYYLGGKLVRGAYMEKEARVASQRGYANPINPTKAATDQLYDDALRYCVEHVERISICAGTHNEASSRLLTELMQQHDLAPQDPRIWFAQLYGMSDNLSYNLAHAGYNTAKYVPYGPVDAVMPYLLRRADENTAIAGQSSREFLLIQKELRRRQGR
- a CDS encoding 3-phosphoshikimate 1-carboxyvinyltransferase; this encodes MRAIFAAGRPLRGPRRRRPLFFLSRPGRLPGGLALFAINSSLTLTWPAQPLRGTAQLPASKSESNRALILQALAGGGQLDNLSDANDTQLMQRLLLNPDAPRFDAEDAGTVMRFLTGYLAATGRHTHLTGTARMLERPIAVLVDALRQLGASISYEGQEGYPPLQLNGWNPTAAATEAGELTELPVRGDISSQYISALLMVGPTLPHGLRLRLTGKVGSRPYIRMTLALMQHFGADCRDLGTVVEARPGRYQPTDYTIESDWSAASYWYAMVALAPAGSWLTLPGLRRYSWQGDQAIVAIMAQLGVATEYVQDGVRLTQTGTRTPFTQDFTDCPDLAQTVAVVAAALGVPVLMSGLESLRIKETDRIFALQTELANFGAYLTEETEGHFRVSTDGFRVSDQTVATYHDHRMAMAFAPLALLGPLTIEAPQVVRKSYPQFWSELEKAGFAVTG